From the genome of Bubalus bubalis isolate 160015118507 breed Murrah chromosome 2, NDDB_SH_1, whole genome shotgun sequence, one region includes:
- the RPL37A gene encoding 60S ribosomal protein L37a, giving the protein MAKRTKKVGIVGKYGTRYGASLRKMVKKIEISQHAKYTCSFCGKTKMKRRAVGIWHCGSCMKTVAGGAWTYNTTSAVTVKSAIRRLKELKDQ; this is encoded by the exons ATG GCTAAACGCACCAAGAAGGTCGGAATCGTGGGCAAATACGGGACCCGTTATGGTGCCTCCCTCAGGAAAATggtgaagaaaattgaaatcagccAGCACGCCAAGTATACCTGCTCCTTCTGTGGCAAA ACCAAGATGAAGAGAAGAGCTGTGGGCATTTGGCACTGTGGTTCCTGCATGAAAACAGTAGCTGGTGGTGCCTGGACCTACAA cACCACCTCTGCTGTCACAGTCAAGTCCGCCATCAGAAGACTGAAGGAACTGAAGGACCAGTAG